One region of Paenibacillus polymyxa M1 genomic DNA includes:
- the carA gene encoding glutamine-hydrolyzing carbamoyl-phosphate synthase small subunit, translated as MQARLLLQDGTLFTGTSFGAEGEKTGEVVFNTGITGYQEVLTDPSYCGQIVTMTYPLIGNYGITRDDFESVRPYVHGFAVRHYEPAPSNWRAQYSVGDLLKEYGIIGISDIDTRMLTRIIRHHGTMKGILTTGSQPLEELKEMMSDMTIEELRNQVPLTSTPHPYSSPGNGERIVLIDYGAKSGILRELNKRDCDVVVVPHDTTAEEIRRLDPDGIQLSNGPGDPKDVPHAVRTVAELLGEYPIFGICLGHQLFALASGADTEKLKFGHRGGNHPVKELESGRCFITSQNHGYTVNEESIQGTELEVTHINNNDKTIEGLKHTKYPAFSVQYHPEAAPGPYDNGYLFDRFLEMIREHKRNQPKQPRQAAIAAAVRGER; from the coding sequence ATGCAGGCAAGATTGTTACTTCAGGACGGCACGCTGTTTACAGGCACATCATTTGGTGCGGAAGGTGAAAAAACAGGCGAAGTCGTTTTCAACACAGGGATTACAGGCTATCAAGAGGTGCTGACGGATCCCTCTTATTGCGGACAAATCGTAACCATGACTTACCCGCTAATTGGAAATTACGGAATTACTCGTGATGATTTTGAATCAGTACGGCCTTATGTACACGGCTTTGCTGTTCGACATTACGAGCCGGCGCCAAGTAACTGGCGTGCTCAATACAGCGTGGGCGATTTGCTGAAGGAATATGGCATCATTGGTATTAGCGACATCGACACCCGCATGCTCACCCGGATTATTCGCCATCATGGCACAATGAAGGGCATTTTGACGACTGGTTCCCAGCCGTTGGAAGAACTAAAAGAAATGATGTCCGACATGACCATAGAAGAACTGCGTAATCAGGTTCCTTTGACTTCTACTCCTCATCCGTACAGCAGCCCTGGCAACGGAGAACGGATTGTATTGATTGACTATGGTGCTAAAAGCGGCATCCTGCGCGAACTGAATAAACGAGACTGTGATGTGGTTGTCGTTCCACATGATACGACGGCCGAGGAAATTCGCCGCTTGGATCCGGACGGTATTCAGCTGTCCAACGGTCCTGGAGATCCAAAAGACGTACCGCATGCTGTACGTACGGTGGCTGAATTGCTAGGGGAATACCCGATTTTCGGAATTTGCTTGGGACACCAGTTGTTCGCCTTGGCTTCGGGAGCAGATACGGAAAAGCTGAAATTCGGACATCGCGGTGGTAACCATCCGGTGAAAGAACTGGAGAGCGGACGCTGCTTCATCACATCACAAAATCATGGCTACACAGTGAATGAGGAATCCATCCAAGGAACAGAACTTGAAGTGACGCATATTAACAACAACGATAAAACGATTGAGGGTCTTAAACATACTAAGTATCCCGCGTTTTCGGTGCAATACCATCCAGAGGCGGCGCCTGGTCCTTACGATAATGGCTACCTGTTTGACCGCTTCCTGGAAATGATCCGTGAACACAAAAGAAATCAACCAAAGCAACCGCGTCAGGCTGCTATCGCCGCCGCAGTGAGAGGAGAGCGCTAA
- a CDS encoding dihydroorotase yields MKQLIMNASVLNEQGETELKSILIADGKILAIANAEAGVSLIMEEGASGQELEVEKIDAQGKLVIPGLIDMHVHLREPGFEYKETIETGSRAAVKGGFTTIACMPNTRPVTDNVDTVQLVLKKGQEAGLAKVLPYAAITKNELGRELTDFEALKEAGAIGFTDDGVGVQSAQMMKDAMSRAKALDMPVIAHCEDNTLVVGAAVTDGEFAKRHGLKGIPNESEAIHVGRDILLSEATGAHYHVCHVSTEQSVRLIRHAKSFGIKVTAEVCPHHLVLSDEDIPGLDANWKMNPPLRSPRDVQACIEGLQDGTIDIIVTDHAAHSEEEKAKGMELAPFGIVGFETAFPLLYTKFVATGQWTLDFLVRRMTADPARVFRLDTGRMEEGAPADLTMIDLEQEQAVDPQTFASKGRNTPFTGWKLKGWPVKTWVDGKLVWSADEAK; encoded by the coding sequence ATGAAACAATTAATTATGAATGCAAGCGTATTGAACGAGCAGGGCGAGACGGAATTAAAATCCATCCTAATCGCTGACGGAAAAATTTTGGCTATCGCAAATGCGGAAGCCGGAGTTAGCCTCATTATGGAAGAAGGGGCATCTGGACAAGAGCTCGAAGTCGAAAAAATCGACGCCCAGGGAAAGCTGGTCATCCCCGGTCTAATCGACATGCATGTGCATCTGAGAGAACCTGGCTTTGAATATAAAGAAACAATTGAAACAGGCAGCCGCGCTGCGGTGAAAGGTGGATTTACGACGATTGCCTGCATGCCAAACACACGTCCGGTGACAGACAATGTAGACACGGTTCAGTTGGTACTGAAAAAGGGGCAGGAAGCTGGGCTCGCCAAAGTACTTCCTTACGCAGCCATCACGAAAAACGAACTGGGACGTGAGCTGACAGATTTTGAAGCGCTCAAAGAAGCAGGTGCCATCGGCTTTACTGATGACGGAGTCGGAGTGCAAAGTGCACAAATGATGAAGGATGCCATGTCACGAGCCAAAGCGCTGGATATGCCGGTCATTGCACACTGTGAAGATAACACGCTGGTTGTAGGAGCAGCAGTGACAGACGGTGAATTTGCCAAGCGTCACGGGCTCAAAGGCATACCCAACGAATCTGAGGCTATCCATGTTGGACGTGACATCCTGCTATCCGAGGCAACCGGGGCACATTATCATGTATGCCATGTCAGCACAGAGCAATCGGTGCGCTTGATCCGCCATGCCAAATCCTTTGGCATCAAGGTCACTGCTGAGGTATGCCCGCATCACTTGGTACTTTCCGATGAAGATATTCCTGGACTGGATGCCAACTGGAAAATGAATCCACCGCTTCGCTCCCCGCGTGATGTGCAGGCATGCATCGAAGGGTTGCAGGACGGCACAATTGATATCATCGTAACGGACCATGCAGCACACAGCGAGGAAGAGAAGGCAAAAGGGATGGAGCTGGCGCCATTTGGAATCGTCGGATTTGAAACAGCCTTTCCGCTGCTGTACACCAAATTCGTAGCTACCGGGCAATGGACGCTGGACTTTCTGGTGCGCCGTATGACGGCTGACCCAGCGCGTGTCTTCCGCCTTGATACGGGACGTATGGAAGAGGGAGCACCCGCTGACCTGACCATGATTGATCTGGAGCAGGAGCAGGCAGTTGATCCACAAACGTTTGCCAGCAAAGGACGCAACACTCCTTTTACAGGCTGGAAGCTCAAAGGCTGGCCGGTGAAAACTTGGGTAGACGGCAAACTGGTATGGTCTGCTGACGAAGCAAAATAA
- a CDS encoding aspartate carbamoyltransferase catalytic subunit: MITTASQLRERSLLGLKELSRNEIESILDRAHYWETQPQKLIPVLQSRFAANMFFENSTRTRFSFEMAEKRLGAQVLNFSAAASSVEKGESIYDTVRTLESMGIDAGVIRLKPAGVLQELAEKVSVPLVNAGDGNNEHPTQALLDLYTMRKTFGELKGLRVSIIGDILHSRVARSNLWALQKFGAKVSFCAPDNMQAPELATYAPYVPMQEALQADVVMMLRVQLERHAEGMLRSADEYREQYGLTEERAASLKSGTIIMHPAPVNRNVEIDSAVVESEQSRIFPQMANGVPIRMAVMERAMKL; this comes from the coding sequence ATGATCACAACAGCCAGTCAACTTAGAGAACGTAGCCTGCTCGGATTAAAAGAACTTAGCCGAAATGAAATTGAGTCGATTCTGGATCGTGCTCATTATTGGGAAACACAGCCGCAAAAGCTGATTCCAGTCCTACAGTCACGCTTCGCGGCCAACATGTTTTTTGAAAATAGTACACGCACACGCTTTTCTTTTGAAATGGCGGAGAAGCGGCTCGGCGCTCAGGTTTTGAACTTTTCCGCTGCGGCTTCCAGTGTGGAAAAAGGGGAGTCCATTTACGATACTGTACGTACGCTCGAATCCATGGGCATTGATGCTGGAGTCATCCGGTTAAAGCCAGCCGGAGTGCTGCAAGAGCTTGCTGAGAAGGTCAGTGTTCCGCTGGTTAATGCGGGAGACGGCAACAATGAGCATCCAACGCAGGCTTTACTGGACCTCTACACCATGCGCAAAACTTTCGGTGAGCTTAAAGGCTTGAGAGTATCCATCATAGGAGACATTTTGCACAGCCGTGTAGCTCGCTCGAATCTGTGGGCCTTGCAAAAATTCGGAGCCAAGGTTAGCTTCTGTGCACCGGACAATATGCAGGCACCTGAGCTTGCAACGTACGCGCCTTATGTGCCGATGCAAGAAGCTTTGCAGGCAGACGTGGTCATGATGCTGCGAGTCCAGCTTGAACGGCATGCTGAAGGAATGTTGCGCTCAGCGGATGAGTACCGAGAGCAGTACGGTCTGACAGAAGAAAGAGCAGCGAGCCTTAAGTCCGGAACAATTATCATGCACCCGGCTCCAGTGAATCGGAATGTGGAGATCGACAGTGCAGTTGTGGAAAGCGAGCAATCACGAATTTTTCCGCAAATGGCCAACGGGGTTCCGATCCGCATGGCGGTTATGGAACGGGCAATGAAGCTGTAG